Part of the Deltaproteobacteria bacterium genome is shown below.
TCAGAAAGGGTTAAAACCGTCCTGGAATAAAGGTTGCCCGTTATAAAACGGGAAAAATCATTGGCAAGGTCCTTGTCAAATTCCCTCCACATCAGATATGGGGGGTCCATTGTGATCCCTTTGCCAAAAAGGGTGTTCGCGGTCTCCTGGGTTCTTTTTTTAATGTCATCGCTCATGGTGTTTTCCTCAGGCTTCTTTCATTCATGATCCTCGTTCAACCGGCCGCCGTAAGGGTTGATTTTAATGTCATCAAAACAGGTATGGCAGAATACTTTTGTATCCACGTGGCCGCAGCCATAACCCCAGAGGTCGAATTTACGGCACTCTATGCAGAGCGGAATCTGACAGCCATCACAGAAGATGACGGCAGGGATTTTTCCGCAACGCGTGCAGGCAGTGTTTGTGTTTGCAACAACGATCATGATTTGTTAAATTAACATGTGCAATAAAAAGTCTCAAGATGAAATGGAAGGCCATTTCGTCTGAATACCCTGACTTTCATTCTTTTTCGGTTGAGGCTTCTTTGTCGAAATCTCCTTCTTTCGCGTTACCACGCATCTGAAAGTAGCCCGGGTAATACTCCCTGAAACAGGCAACAATCCTTTCATACGGAACGTCGGCAAAATGACCGTGATCCTTGATATATTCCATATGCCGTTTTCCTTCCCTGTCGTATGGATGGAAGAGGCTGTCGGTTCTGCCGTCAAAATCGAGAGGATTTACACCGAACTTATCACACAGAGACAGGTTGAAGGTCGGTGTGGCCTTGACCCAGCGGTTTTCAAGAAAGAGTTCCGTATAACCGTGGAAAATGAAGGTATCCGTCTTCATCAACTGCCGGAGCCTTTCCGTGGTAAGGTGGTTGCGCACATCGGCAAAACCGAGACGGCTGGGAATACCCGAAGCGCGTGCCGTAGCGGCAAGCACGATTGCCTTGGCGACGCAATAACCATAGCCTCTGGAGACGATAACGCTTGCTTTGAAAGCCTCTCTGTTATCCAAATCGATCCGGTAGGGGTCATACCTGATTTTGTCCCGCACGGCGCAAAAGAGGGCGATGCCTTTCTTAAGCGAGGAATCATTGATGCCGACGGAAGCTCTGGCGAAAGCTACAACCTCCGATGTGTCGCTGTCTATAAAGTATGTGGGTCGAAGGTATTGCCCCAGATCATCACTCATATTTGCCCTCTTCGATTATGATCAACGGTTCATTTATACTCTATTTTTCCGTATAAGTAAATGCCCAACCGGTTTACC
Proteins encoded:
- a CDS encoding transglutaminase family protein; translated protein: MSDDLGQYLRPTYFIDSDTSEVVAFARASVGINDSSLKKGIALFCAVRDKIRYDPYRIDLDNREAFKASVIVSRGYGYCVAKAIVLAATARASGIPSRLGFADVRNHLTTERLRQLMKTDTFIFHGYTELFLENRWVKATPTFNLSLCDKFGVNPLDFDGRTDSLFHPYDREGKRHMEYIKDHGHFADVPYERIVACFREYYPGYFQMRGNAKEGDFDKEASTEKE